Proteins from a single region of Verrucosispora sp. NA02020:
- a CDS encoding non-ribosomal peptide synthetase has translation MSDTLAERLAQLSPERRRLLLERLGRGDARPTGIPRAPRDEALPLSFAQERLYFLWRLAPASAAYHAPVAVRLTGRVDVAALGTALSAVVARHEVLRTRYVDGAQGPEQVVEAAAPVPLPVVDVPAGAGAQAALRELIDAETLRPFDLAEGPVLRATLFRRSPEEHVLLLVMHHIACDGWSLPIMWRELSTVYRDGAAAAQRLPALPVQVADVAWWQRRRQADGGYEPGLRHWQEQLTDVPVLDLPVARPRPTTPTFAGDRVPVRLPVAVADGLRELGRSTGCTPFVVLLAAFQVLLSRLSGQPDIAVGTPVAGRDSDAVAGLVGFFANTVVLRGDLSGNPTFTELLGRVRSVVLDGLAHQDVPFDQVVERINPARDASATPLFQVMFTTDGDAAGANDAWDLGDVDVEPYSGAAQGAQVDLTLGLRDGPEGLTGELEYSVDLFDADAAERIVEHLEQLLTGIAEAPDRPIGDYRLSTSHERRLVRDWNSTRLSYSPSISVEQHFEAYADATPDAPALVWDGRTLDYGTVEDRANRIANLLRGLGVGIDDRVAICVGRGHDTVVAPLAVLKADAAFMPVDPEQPAARIAVLLDDAAPTVVLCDASTAADLPTGPWRQVRLDDPATLADVSAARPPRTAPPSALAYVIYTSGSTGTPKGVMVTRGGTANLRAAWTTWDPGPLRRWMTIASSAFDVFVGDVVRSLAFGSCLVLGPRSLARDPQALVGELAAERVDAFDTVPAVLTAVTAHLTESGRRLPDLKLLMVGADSFAISDYAAALEVLPPGVRIVNAWGATETSIDSTMFAARPGVSTASGIVPVGSPVANTAVYVLDERLRPVPIGVVGDLYVGGHGVTRGYLNRPGLTADRFLPDPYGSDSGSRLYRTGDRGRWLADGAVEFIGRSDDQVQIRGHRVEPGEIEAVLRGHHAVSEACVVAVRDGVSHHRLVAYVVAATGTAPTGGDLRAYLDERLPAQLRVSAFVPIDRLPRTLSGKVDKSRLPAVTPEDGTVDRVAPRDETERAVAQVWQQVLGRTDPIGVHDDFFEIGGHSLLATRVVFGLRQALGIELPVQAVFDAPTVASMAARLATTVHIAGPAPIPVPRLSDGMPLSYAQERLYFLWQYAPESPAYNMPVAVRLHGALDVDALAGALGDVVARHEILRTHYVATDDGPVQVVDAPYPVELPVVTVTGLADDLITRVLHDEWARPFDLGSGPVLRGFLLRVGEHDHVLLVVLHHIAYDGWSHQVVWREVTECYRARRAGSAPDLDPVTLHYADFAWWQRERRDSGRYEEALDYWQGQLADLPVLRLPLDRPRPATPSFAADRVRLEVPAETVRRLRDLSAARGVTPFMVLLAAFQVLLARVSGQRDIAVGTPVTGRDHPELADVVGFLVNSVVVRTELGDGPHGPTFAELLERVRGTVLGALSHAEVPFDQVVERLNPVRDQSMSPLFQVMFTLAGAEDEPTGLADVEVRTQDLALSSLQFDLALMMHLVDDRLTGEVYFATDLFDHTTVELLADRLVRLVGNLVAEPTAPVCAVEILAERERRELLTTWAGSAGAVSALTLPELFEAQVAATPSAPAVEADGRTLRYTELNERANRLARTLVARGVGPERTVALALPRSIDLIVAIVAVAKTGAAYLAVDLTYPAERLAFLLDDSAPTVVLTTRAGLAVPPVAAASTAVVLEEIDLAAASPANLSDTDRLGPLRVADPAYLIYTSGSTGVPKGVEVTHAGLAGLLANQIVRHDARPGARVSQLVSPSFDVMVAEVSMALLAGGCLVVSPTTVAGEELHAYLAEHRISHAHIPPSVLATVPQRELPHLRAIITGGEGCPPDVAAYWSTGRRMVIAYGPTEATIDVSSRVYEADGPPDPQSVRSDIGRPISGARVYVLDEGLRLVAPGAAGELYVAGPGLARGYRGRPGLTASRFVADPYGPAGSRMYRTGDLVRWRPDGGLSFLGRADEQVKVRGFRVELGEIEAVLAAGPGVGQVAVVVREDRPGDQRLVGYVCAADGARVDVEELRASAAERLPGFMVPSAIVKLSALPLTPNGKLDRAALPAPTRGAGGGRRPVGPRESVLCGLFAEVLGVDRVGVDDGFFDLGGHSLLATRLVSRVRSVLGVELTIRALFENPTVAALAKAIDPTVTARPAVRPVPRGERIPLSFGQQRLWFLDRMDGTDTGARNTPIALRLAGSLDADALAAAVADLVARHEPLRTVFGEEGGVPFQTVLPPTRPPMPVRDITEADLADALASATAQGFDLAAQIPLRAQLFRIDPELHVLLLVMHHIAVDGASLAPLSRDLADAYSLRRQGRAPQWSPLPVQYADYAVWQREILGDDGDRDSEVNRQLDYWRANLAGAPEELSLPTDRARPPVASYAGDTVALRLDSDQHDGLLRLARDRRLSLFMVVQAGLAALLSRMGAGTDIPIGTPSAGRGDPALEAMVGYFVNTLVLRTDVGGDPSFAELLDRVRDTDLAAYDHQDVPFERVVEAVSPTRSLARFPLFQVLLAFQNNASAAFDFAGLQVSHEAVRHGVSEYDLTLDVFEDYGPDGSPAGLRGYLEYSTDLFDEPSVAALAERLVRLLSAAATDPHLPVSELEVMSAQERQALTVDWMGPSRPAPPVRLIDLLAEQVAATGDEVAVVHDDTRMTFAELDGRANRLARLLVDRGVGPERVVALAVPRSAEMVVALFAVLKAGGAYLPLDLEHPADRLAFMLADAAPVVVLGTAAGLAALPPLTTPVVRLDDEAVRTELAALSDAELADPERLAPLRPENPAYVIYTSGSTGRPKAVVIEHRGMVNLYWSHRTTFFRPEVAAAGGGRLRIGFTAPLTFDTSWDSLLWMLDGHELHVINDFVRRDAEAFVDYIDRQRIGFVDLTPSFMQQLVAAGMFADGRHHPTVLMVGGEAVTETLWNAMRATPDTASYNFYGQTECSNDTASYRVSDGDVPLIGKPILNSRLYVLDEALRMVAPGAAGELYVAGAGLGRGYWGRAGLTATRFVADPFGPPGSRMYRTGDVVRWGLDGNLSFVGRADDQVKVRGFRVELGEIEAVLAADPAVGQVAVVVREDRPGDQRLVGYVCPVAGGQVDLAALRAQAGEQLPGFMVPSALVPMDSLPLTPNGKLDRTALPVPESTGGSGGRGPVGPRETVLCGLFAEVLGLDTVGVDDGFFDLGGHSLLATRLVSRVRAALGVELTIRALFENPTVASLASAVESGVAADPFDVLMPMRVHGDGAPLFCVHPVGGLSWCYSGLLRQSGIDRPIYGLQARGADGGEVLAGSVEEMAADYLAEIRRIQPHGPYHLLGWSFGGLVAHAMATRLQADGEQVAVLTLIDSYPAMDVEDVRVETAAEARALLFDALGRPGAATDRDATTGDPEDGERPDPGDELLDAKTVEALTGVVLNNARLMDAFTPERFHGDVQLFVATRTWDDRLDPATVWQAYVDGRVDVLPVDDEHDRMTQAPALDTIGPALADRLRHARDHEIPTA, from the coding sequence ATGTCTGACACCCTCGCCGAGCGGCTCGCCCAGCTCTCCCCGGAGCGACGCCGGCTGCTGCTGGAGCGGCTCGGCCGCGGCGACGCCCGTCCCACCGGGATTCCGCGTGCCCCGCGCGACGAGGCCCTGCCGCTGTCGTTCGCCCAGGAACGGCTCTACTTCCTGTGGCGGCTGGCGCCGGCCTCGGCGGCGTACCACGCGCCGGTGGCGGTGCGGCTGACGGGGCGGGTGGACGTGGCGGCGCTGGGCACCGCGCTGTCGGCGGTGGTGGCTCGGCACGAGGTGCTGCGGACCCGGTACGTCGACGGGGCGCAGGGCCCGGAGCAGGTGGTCGAGGCGGCGGCCCCGGTGCCGCTGCCGGTGGTGGACGTACCGGCCGGGGCCGGGGCGCAGGCGGCGCTGCGGGAGCTGATCGACGCCGAGACGCTGCGGCCGTTCGACCTGGCCGAGGGGCCGGTGCTGCGGGCCACGCTGTTCCGGCGGTCACCCGAGGAACACGTACTGCTGCTGGTGATGCACCACATCGCCTGCGACGGGTGGTCCCTGCCGATCATGTGGCGGGAGCTGTCCACGGTCTACCGGGACGGCGCGGCGGCGGCCCAGCGGCTGCCCGCGCTACCGGTGCAGGTCGCCGACGTCGCCTGGTGGCAGCGACGCCGCCAGGCCGACGGCGGGTACGAGCCCGGCCTGCGGCACTGGCAGGAGCAACTGACCGACGTTCCGGTGCTGGACCTGCCGGTCGCCCGGCCCCGCCCGACCACCCCCACCTTCGCCGGTGACCGGGTGCCGGTCCGGCTGCCCGTTGCGGTCGCCGACGGGCTGCGGGAACTCGGCCGGTCCACCGGCTGCACCCCGTTCGTCGTGCTGCTCGCCGCCTTCCAGGTGCTGCTGTCCCGGCTCTCCGGCCAGCCGGACATCGCCGTCGGCACGCCGGTCGCCGGCCGGGACTCCGACGCCGTCGCCGGGCTGGTCGGCTTCTTCGCCAACACCGTCGTGCTCCGCGGTGACCTCTCCGGCAACCCCACCTTCACCGAGCTGCTCGGCCGCGTCCGGAGCGTCGTGCTCGACGGACTGGCCCACCAGGACGTGCCGTTCGACCAGGTCGTCGAGCGGATCAACCCGGCCCGGGACGCCAGCGCCACCCCGCTGTTCCAGGTCATGTTCACCACCGACGGCGACGCGGCCGGCGCCAACGACGCCTGGGACCTGGGCGACGTCGACGTCGAGCCGTACTCGGGGGCGGCCCAGGGCGCGCAGGTCGACCTCACGCTCGGCCTGCGGGACGGTCCCGAGGGGCTGACCGGTGAACTCGAGTACAGCGTGGACCTCTTCGACGCCGACGCCGCCGAGCGGATCGTGGAGCACCTGGAACAGTTGCTCACCGGCATCGCCGAGGCACCGGACCGCCCGATCGGCGACTACCGCCTCTCCACCAGCCACGAGCGCCGTCTGGTGCGGGACTGGAACAGCACCCGGCTCAGCTACTCGCCGTCGATCTCCGTGGAGCAGCACTTCGAGGCGTACGCGGACGCCACCCCGGACGCACCCGCGCTGGTCTGGGACGGACGGACGCTCGACTACGGCACCGTCGAGGACCGCGCGAACCGGATCGCGAACCTGCTGCGCGGGCTCGGTGTCGGCATCGACGACCGGGTGGCGATCTGTGTCGGACGCGGCCACGACACCGTGGTCGCGCCGCTGGCCGTGCTCAAGGCCGACGCCGCGTTCATGCCGGTGGACCCGGAGCAGCCGGCGGCCCGCATCGCCGTGCTGCTCGACGACGCCGCGCCGACGGTGGTGCTCTGTGACGCCAGCACCGCAGCCGACCTGCCCACCGGTCCGTGGCGGCAGGTCCGGCTCGACGACCCGGCCACGCTCGCCGACGTGTCGGCCGCCCGTCCGCCGCGTACCGCCCCGCCGTCCGCCCTCGCGTACGTGATCTACACCTCCGGTTCGACCGGTACGCCGAAGGGCGTGATGGTCACCCGGGGCGGCACGGCGAACCTGCGCGCGGCCTGGACCACCTGGGACCCGGGACCGCTGCGCCGCTGGATGACGATCGCCAGCTCCGCCTTTGACGTCTTCGTCGGTGACGTCGTCCGTAGCCTGGCCTTCGGTAGCTGTCTGGTGCTCGGCCCCCGCTCGCTGGCCCGTGACCCGCAGGCGCTGGTGGGCGAGTTGGCGGCGGAGCGCGTCGACGCCTTCGACACGGTGCCCGCCGTGCTGACCGCCGTCACCGCGCACCTGACCGAGAGCGGCCGGCGGCTGCCCGACCTCAAGCTGCTGATGGTCGGCGCGGACAGCTTCGCGATCAGCGACTACGCCGCCGCGCTGGAGGTGCTGCCGCCCGGGGTGCGGATCGTCAACGCCTGGGGTGCCACCGAGACGTCGATCGACAGCACCATGTTCGCGGCCCGGCCCGGCGTGAGCACCGCCTCCGGCATCGTGCCGGTGGGTTCCCCGGTGGCCAACACCGCCGTGTACGTGCTCGACGAGCGGCTGCGTCCGGTCCCGATCGGAGTGGTCGGTGACCTGTACGTCGGCGGCCACGGGGTGACCCGGGGCTACCTCAACCGGCCCGGCCTCACCGCCGACCGGTTCCTGCCCGACCCGTACGGCAGCGACAGCGGCAGTCGGCTCTACCGCACCGGTGACCGGGGCCGGTGGCTCGCCGACGGGGCCGTCGAGTTCATCGGCCGCAGCGACGACCAGGTGCAGATCCGGGGTCACCGGGTCGAGCCGGGCGAGATCGAGGCGGTGCTGCGCGGGCACCACGCGGTCAGCGAGGCGTGCGTGGTGGCGGTCCGGGACGGGGTCTCCCACCACCGGCTGGTGGCGTACGTGGTGGCCGCGACCGGCACCGCGCCCACCGGCGGCGACCTCCGCGCGTACCTGGACGAGCGCCTGCCGGCGCAGTTGCGGGTCTCGGCGTTCGTGCCGATCGACCGGCTGCCCCGCACGCTCAGCGGCAAGGTGGACAAGTCCCGGCTGCCGGCGGTCACGCCCGAGGACGGCACGGTGGACCGGGTCGCCCCGCGCGACGAGACCGAACGGGCCGTGGCGCAGGTGTGGCAGCAGGTGCTGGGCCGGACCGACCCGATCGGCGTGCACGACGACTTCTTCGAGATCGGCGGGCACTCGCTGCTGGCCACCCGGGTCGTCTTCGGCCTGCGTCAGGCGCTCGGGATCGAGCTGCCGGTGCAGGCGGTGTTCGACGCCCCCACGGTCGCCTCGATGGCCGCCCGGCTCGCCACCACCGTGCACATCGCCGGCCCGGCCCCGATACCGGTGCCCCGCCTCTCCGACGGGATGCCGCTGTCGTACGCGCAGGAGCGGCTCTACTTCCTCTGGCAGTACGCGCCGGAGTCACCGGCGTACAACATGCCGGTCGCGGTGCGGCTGCACGGCGCGCTCGACGTGGACGCCCTGGCCGGCGCGCTCGGTGACGTGGTCGCCCGGCACGAGATCCTGCGGACCCACTACGTCGCCACCGACGACGGCCCGGTGCAGGTGGTCGACGCGCCGTACCCGGTCGAGCTGCCCGTGGTCACGGTCACCGGCCTCGCCGACGACCTGATCACCCGGGTCCTGCACGACGAGTGGGCCCGCCCGTTCGACCTGGGCAGCGGCCCGGTGCTGCGCGGTTTCCTGCTGCGGGTCGGCGAGCACGACCACGTGCTGCTGGTGGTGCTGCACCACATCGCCTACGACGGCTGGTCCCACCAGGTCGTGTGGCGCGAGGTGACCGAGTGCTACCGGGCCCGGCGGGCCGGCAGCGCGCCCGACCTCGACCCGGTGACCCTGCACTACGCCGACTTCGCCTGGTGGCAGCGGGAGCGGCGGGACAGCGGCCGGTACGAGGAGGCGCTCGACTACTGGCAGGGGCAACTCGCCGACCTGCCGGTGCTGCGACTGCCGCTGGACCGGCCGCGCCCGGCGACGCCCAGCTTCGCCGCCGACCGGGTCCGGCTGGAGGTGCCGGCCGAGACCGTCCGGCGGCTGCGCGACCTCTCCGCGGCACGCGGCGTCACGCCGTTCATGGTGCTGCTGGCCGCCTTCCAGGTGCTCCTGGCGCGGGTGAGCGGCCAGCGCGACATCGCCGTCGGCACCCCGGTCACCGGCCGTGACCACCCCGAACTCGCCGACGTGGTCGGCTTCCTGGTCAACAGCGTGGTGGTCCGCACCGAGCTCGGCGACGGCCCGCACGGCCCGACCTTCGCCGAACTGCTGGAGCGGGTACGCGGCACGGTGCTCGGCGCGCTCAGCCACGCCGAGGTGCCCTTCGACCAGGTGGTGGAGCGGCTCAACCCGGTCCGGGACCAGAGCATGTCGCCGCTGTTCCAGGTGATGTTCACGCTGGCCGGGGCCGAGGACGAGCCCACCGGCCTGGCCGACGTCGAGGTGCGGACGCAGGATCTCGCGCTCTCGTCGCTCCAGTTCGACCTGGCGCTGATGATGCACCTGGTCGACGACCGGCTCACCGGTGAGGTCTACTTCGCCACCGACCTGTTCGACCACACCACCGTGGAGCTGCTGGCCGACCGGCTGGTCCGGCTGGTGGGCAACCTGGTGGCGGAGCCGACGGCACCGGTCTGTGCGGTGGAGATCCTGGCCGAGCGGGAACGGCGGGAACTGCTCACCACCTGGGCGGGCAGTGCCGGTGCGGTGTCCGCCCTGACCCTGCCGGAACTGTTCGAGGCGCAGGTCGCGGCCACCCCGTCGGCCCCCGCCGTCGAGGCGGACGGGCGCACGCTGCGCTACACCGAACTCAACGAGCGGGCCAACCGCCTGGCCCGTACCCTCGTCGCCCGGGGCGTCGGCCCGGAGCGGACGGTCGCGCTCGCGTTGCCCCGCTCGATCGACCTGATCGTCGCCATCGTCGCGGTCGCCAAGACCGGTGCGGCCTACCTGGCGGTGGACCTCACGTATCCCGCCGAGCGGCTCGCCTTCCTGCTCGACGACAGCGCGCCCACGGTGGTGCTCACCACCCGGGCGGGGCTGGCCGTGCCACCGGTGGCGGCGGCGTCCACCGCGGTGGTGCTGGAGGAGATCGACCTGGCGGCGGCCTCTCCGGCGAACCTCTCCGACACCGACCGGCTCGGCCCGCTGCGGGTTGCCGACCCGGCGTACCTCATCTACACCTCGGGCTCCACCGGCGTGCCCAAGGGCGTCGAGGTGACCCACGCCGGTCTGGCCGGGCTGCTGGCCAACCAGATCGTCCGGCACGACGCCCGGCCCGGCGCGCGAGTGTCGCAGCTGGTGTCGCCGAGCTTCGACGTGATGGTGGCGGAGGTGTCGATGGCGCTGCTGGCCGGCGGCTGCCTCGTGGTGTCGCCGACCACCGTGGCCGGCGAGGAACTCCACGCCTACCTGGCCGAGCACCGGATCAGCCACGCGCACATCCCGCCGTCGGTGCTGGCCACCGTCCCGCAACGGGAACTGCCGCACCTGAGAGCGATCATCACGGGCGGCGAGGGCTGCCCGCCCGACGTGGCCGCGTACTGGTCGACGGGCCGTCGCATGGTCATCGCCTACGGGCCGACCGAGGCGACCATCGACGTCAGCTCCCGGGTGTACGAGGCCGACGGCCCGCCCGACCCGCAGTCGGTCCGCTCCGACATCGGTCGCCCCATCTCGGGTGCCCGGGTCTACGTGCTGGACGAGGGGCTGCGGCTGGTGGCGCCCGGGGCGGCCGGCGAACTGTACGTGGCCGGTCCCGGGCTGGCCCGTGGCTACCGGGGACGGCCCGGCCTGACCGCCTCGCGGTTCGTCGCCGATCCGTACGGACCGGCCGGATCGCGTATGTACCGCACCGGTGACCTGGTGCGGTGGCGGCCCGACGGCGGGTTGAGCTTCCTCGGCCGCGCCGACGAGCAGGTCAAGGTCCGCGGGTTCCGGGTCGAGCTGGGTGAGATCGAGGCGGTGCTGGCGGCGGGCCCCGGAGTGGGCCAGGTCGCGGTGGTGGTCCGCGAGGACCGCCCCGGCGACCAGCGGCTGGTGGGTTACGTCTGTGCGGCGGACGGTGCCCGGGTCGACGTGGAGGAGCTGCGGGCCTCGGCGGCCGAGCGGCTGCCCGGTTTCATGGTGCCGTCGGCGATCGTGAAGCTGTCGGCGCTGCCGCTGACGCCGAACGGCAAGCTGGACCGGGCCGCGTTGCCGGCACCGACCCGTGGCGCCGGTGGCGGCCGCCGGCCGGTCGGTCCCCGCGAGTCGGTGCTGTGCGGGCTCTTCGCCGAGGTGCTCGGCGTCGACCGGGTCGGCGTCGACGACGGCTTCTTCGACCTGGGCGGGCACTCGCTGCTGGCCACCCGCCTGGTCTCCCGGGTGCGGTCGGTGCTGGGGGTGGAGCTGACCATCCGGGCGTTGTTCGAGAACCCGACCGTGGCCGCGCTCGCCAAGGCGATCGACCCCACGGTGACGGCCCGACCGGCGGTCCGCCCGGTGCCGCGCGGCGAGCGGATCCCGCTCTCCTTCGGCCAGCAGCGCCTCTGGTTCCTGGACCGGATGGACGGCACCGACACCGGTGCCCGCAACACGCCGATCGCGTTGCGGCTGGCCGGTTCGCTCGACGCCGACGCGCTCGCCGCCGCCGTCGCCGACCTGGTGGCGCGGCACGAGCCGCTGCGCACCGTGTTCGGCGAGGAGGGCGGGGTGCCGTTCCAGACGGTCCTGCCGCCGACCCGGCCGCCGATGCCGGTGCGGGACATCACCGAGGCGGACCTCGCCGACGCGCTGGCCTCGGCCACCGCGCAGGGTTTCGACCTCGCCGCGCAGATCCCGCTGCGGGCGCAGCTGTTCCGGATCGACCCGGAACTGCACGTGCTGCTGCTGGTCATGCACCACATCGCGGTCGACGGGGCGTCGCTCGCCCCGCTGAGCCGGGATCTGGCCGACGCCTACTCGCTGCGCCGGCAGGGCAGGGCCCCGCAGTGGTCGCCGCTGCCGGTGCAGTACGCCGACTACGCGGTCTGGCAGCGGGAGATCCTCGGCGACGACGGCGACCGGGACAGCGAGGTCAACCGGCAGCTCGACTACTGGCGGGCCAACCTGGCCGGTGCGCCGGAGGAACTGTCGCTGCCCACCGACCGGGCCCGCCCGCCGGTGGCCAGCTACGCGGGGGACACCGTCGCCCTGCGGCTCGACTCCGACCAGCACGACGGGCTGCTGCGCCTGGCCCGCGACCGGCGACTGAGCCTGTTCATGGTGGTGCAGGCCGGGCTCGCCGCGCTGCTGTCCCGGATGGGCGCGGGCACCGACATCCCGATCGGCACCCCGTCGGCGGGCCGGGGTGACCCGGCGCTGGAGGCGATGGTCGGCTACTTCGTCAACACGCTGGTGTTGCGCACCGACGTCGGCGGCGACCCGAGCTTCGCCGAGCTGCTCGACCGGGTACGTGACACCGACCTGGCCGCCTACGACCACCAGGACGTGCCCTTCGAGCGTGTCGTGGAGGCGGTCAGCCCGACCCGTTCGCTGGCCCGGTTCCCGCTGTTCCAGGTGCTGCTGGCCTTCCAGAACAACGCCTCGGCCGCGTTCGACTTCGCCGGGTTGCAGGTCAGCCACGAGGCGGTCCGGCACGGGGTGTCCGAGTACGACCTGACGCTCGACGTGTTCGAGGACTACGGTCCGGACGGCTCTCCGGCGGGCCTGCGCGGCTACCTGGAGTACTCGACCGACCTGTTCGACGAGCCGTCGGTGGCGGCCCTGGCCGAGCGCCTGGTGCGGCTGCTCTCCGCCGCGGCGACCGACCCGCACCTGCCGGTCAGCGAGCTGGAGGTGATGTCGGCGCAGGAACGTCAGGCGCTCACCGTGGACTGGATGGGCCCGAGTCGGCCCGCGCCGCCGGTGCGGCTGATCGACCTGCTCGCCGAGCAGGTGGCCGCCACCGGTGACGAGGTGGCGGTGGTCCACGACGACACCCGGATGACCTTCGCCGAGCTGGACGGGCGGGCCAACCGGCTGGCCCGGTTGCTGGTCGACCGGGGGGTCGGCCCGGAGCGGGTGGTCGCGCTGGCCGTACCGAGGTCGGCGGAGATGGTCGTGGCGCTGTTCGCGGTACTCAAGGCCGGTGGCGCGTACCTGCCGCTGGACCTGGAGCATCCGGCGGACCGGCTGGCGTTCATGCTGGCCGACGCCGCGCCGGTGGTGGTGCTCGGCACCGCCGCCGGGCTCGCGGCGCTGCCCCCGCTGACCACCCCCGTGGTCCGGCTCGACGACGAGGCGGTCCGCACCGAGCTGGCCGCGCTCTCCGACGCGGAGCTGGCCGACCCGGAACGCCTTGCGCCGCTGCGGCCTGAGAACCCCGCGTACGTCATCTACACCTCCGGGTCGACGGGTCGGCCGAAGGCCGTCGTGATCGAACACCGGGGCATGGTCAACCTGTACTGGAGCCACCGCACCACGTTCTTCCGGCCCGAGGTGGCGGCGGCCGGCGGCGGCCGGTTGCGGATCGGCTTCACCGCGCCGCTGACGTTCGACACCTCGTGGGACTCGCTGCTCTGGATGCTCGACGGGCACGAGCTGCACGTCATCAACGACTTCGTGCGCCGCGACGCGGAGGCCTTCGTCGACTACATCGACCGGCAGCGCATCGGGTTCGTGGACCTGACGCCGTCGTTCATGCAGCAGCTCGTCGCGGCCGGCATGTTCGCCGACGGCCGGCACCACCCGACCGTGCTGATGGTCGGCGGCGAGGCCGTCACCGAGACGCTGTGGAACGCGATGCGGGCCACCCCGGACACCGCCAGCTACAACTTCTACGGCCAGACCGAGTGCTCGAACGACACCGCGTCGTACCGGGTCTCCGACGGGGACGTGCCGCTGATCGGCAAGCCGATCCTCAACTCCCGGCTGTACGTGCTGGACGAGGCGCTGCGGATGGTGGCACCCGGCGCCGCCGGTGAGCTGTACGTGGCCGGTGCCGGCCTGGGCCGGGGCTACTGGGGACGCGCCGGACTCACCGCGACCCGGTTCGTCGCCGACCCGTTCGGCCCGCCCGGATCGCGCATGTACCGCACCGGCGACGTGGTGCGCTGGGGGCTGGACGGCAACCTGAGCTTCGTCGGCCGCGCCGACGACCAGGTGAAGGTCCGCGGGTTCCGGGTGGAGCTCGGCGAGATCGAGGCCGTCCTGGCCGCCGACCCCGCCGTCGGACAGGTCGCCGTGGTGGTACGCGAGGACCGCCCCGGCGACCAGCGACTGGTCGGGTACGTCTGCCCGGTCGCCGGTGGCCAGGTCGACCTGGCCGCCCTGCGGGCGCAGGCCGGCGAACAACTCCCCGGCTTCATGGTGCCCTCGGCGCTGGTGCCGATGGACTCGCTGCCGCTGACTCCCAACGGCAAGCTGGACCGCACGGCGCTGCCCGTCCCGGAGTCGACCGGCGGCTCCGGTGGCCGGGGACCGGTGGGCCCCCGCGAGACGGTGCTCTGCGGCCTGTTCGCCGAGGTGCTGGGCCTGGACACGGTCGGTGTCGACGACGGCTTCTTCGACCTGGGCGGTCACTCGCTGCTGGCGACCCGCCTGGTCTCCCGGGTGCGGGCCGCGCTGGGCGTGGAGCTGACCATCCGGGCGCTGTTCGAGAACCCGACCGTGGCCAGCCTCGCGTCGGCCGTCGAGTCCGGGGTGGCCGCCGACCCGTTCGACGTGCTGATGCCGATGCGCGTGCACGGCGACGGCGCGCCGCTGTTCTGCGTACACCCGGTCGGTGGTCTGAGCTGGTGCTACTCGGGGCTGCTCCGGCAGTCGGGCATCGACCGGCCGATCTACGGGTTGCAGGCGCGCGGCGCGGACGGCGGTGAGGTGCTGGCCGGCAGCGTCGAGGAGATGGCCGCCGACTACCTCGCCGAGATCCGGCGGATCCAGCCGCACGGCCCCTACCACCTGCTCGGCTGGTCCTTCGGTGGTCTGGTCGCGCACGCCATGGCCACCCGCCTGCAGGCCGACGGGGAGCAGGTCGCGGTGCTCACGCTGATCGACAGCTACCCGGCGATGGACGTGGAGGACGTCCGGGTGGAGACCGCGGCCGAGGCCCGGGCGCTGCTCTTCGACGCCCTCGGCCGGCCGGGTGCGGCCACCGACCGGGACGCGACGACCGGGGACCCGGAGGACGGGGAGCGGCCCGATCCGGGCGACGAACTGCTCGACGCGAAGACCGTGGAGGCGCTGACCGGGGTGGTGCTCAACAACGCCCGCCTGATGGACGCGTTCACGCCCGAACGCTTCCACGGCGACGTGCAGTTGTTCGTGGCCACCCGGACCTGGGACGACCGCCTCGACCCGGCCACGGTCTGGCAGGCGTACGTCGACGGCCGCGTCGACGTGCTGCCGGTCGACGACGAGCACGACCGGATGACGCAGGCTCCGGCACTGGACACCATCGGCCCGGCGTTGGCCGACCGGTTGCGGCACGCCCGTGACCACGAGATCCCCACGGCATGA
- a CDS encoding MbtH family protein, translating to MTQPDDVRFKVVVNHEEQYSVWWSDRPNPPGWQDEGTDGTRQECLDHIDRVWKDMRPRSVRTVREAIQGAQA from the coding sequence ATGACGCAGCCGGATGACGTCCGTTTCAAGGTCGTGGTCAACCACGAGGAGCAGTACTCGGTGTGGTGGTCGGACCGGCCCAACCCGCCGGGCTGGCAGGACGAGGGCACCGACGGCACCCGTCAGGAGTGCCTCGACCACATCGACCGGGTGTGGAAGGACATGCGGCCGCGCAGCGTGCGGACCGTTCGGGAAGCGATCCAGGGAGCGCAGGCATGA